CCTGATAGCAGTCCGTGATCTGGCCGGCCACGTCGGACCGCGCCGCGTCCACGTGAGCGGCGGTCAGCCGGGTCGCACCGGTGACCGGATGCCGTTCCCAGAGGGCCGCGCCCCAGAGTTGGACGAAGTACGGATAGCGCTGACTCTCGTCGACGACCGTGGCGAGGGCGTCGGCGTCGATGCCTCCGCCGTGGGCCGCCAGCGGCTCGGCCAGGGCGGCGCGTGCGGCGGCGTCGCCGAGCAGGCCGATGCCCAGACGGCCCTCGCCCAAGCGGCTCCAGAAGGAGGCATCCATGGCGGCGAGATGCGCCGCCAAGCCCGGCGTGCCGGCCAGAACGAGCATGAACGGCGCGTCGGCGCGCACCCGTTGACTGGCGTTGAGCAGCATTCTGCCCACGTCGATGTCCAGCGTATGCGCTTCGTCGAGCAGCACTGCGAGCGGTCTTCTGCGGCACCGGGCGGTCAACTTCGCCGGCAGGTTCCTCACGCCGCCGGGCGGCGGCGCCCACTCGACCGAGCCGACCGCCGCTACGCCGATCTTGCGAGGCAGCAGCTTCGCGAGCCCCGACGGCGGCGACAGGACGGCGATAAAGGCGTCACGGGTCGGAATGTCGTCCGGGGTCAGGTTCATCACGTCCACGTCCGTTCCGTGGTCGCGACAGGCACGCTCGAACCAGTTGAGCAGGACCGTCTTGCCGTTGCCGCGCGGCCCGGTCAGGACTACGTCATGCGGCGGGGACGCGCCGCCGAGCAGATCCGCCAGGCACCGGGACAATACCGCCTGCTCCCGCTCGCGCCCGGTGAGCGCCGGCGGCATGGCTCCCGTGCCGGGAGTGAATATGCGTCGTGGCGCGTCCTCCATGTCGACGGACGAAAACGTACATCAAACTCCGTATCGGCTCCAGCGCTACGACGACAGCATCCTCGCCGCCGCGGGGTGCCAGGACCGGCGCCGCTTTGAACGCCGCCTCCGAAGGCAGGCACACGCACTCGGCTATGAGCTTGTGCCGGAGGCCGCATGACTATCGTCTCTCAGGAGGAGGACCTTGAGGCTTGTTGGAGCCTTGCCCGGTGGGGCTGGCGGTTGAAGTCCGGCGGCTCGACCGTTCCCCGGTAGTCCGGGGTCACCGGGCGGATCTTGTCGAGCGCCTCCGGCGGCCACCCGGCGTGCTGGTGGTGGAACGCGTGGTGGATCCAGCTCTGCGTCGCTTCCTGCAGGTCTTCGAATAGCGGGTGGAACCAGATCGTGATCACCGTCCGGTAGTCGCCGGTGGTGTTGGCGTGGGTGGCGTGGAACAGCCGGGCGTCGCCCACCACCAGGTCTCCCGCCTGCACCGGCACGTCGACCTCACCCGGGTAGTCGGCGAAGCGCGGGTCGTGCTCGTCGTCCATCCGGTTGATGTCCCTGGTGTGCGCCGTCCCCATGCCGTGGAGCTGGTGCCACCTGCGGTGCGTTCCTGGCAGGAGCCGCAGGCAGCCGTTCTCGCGCGAGGTGTCGTCCAGGTAGTACATCAGGAAGATCATCGGCGAGTAGTCGCTGTAGGCGCGCGGGTCGTCCCACCACATGCAGTCCTGGTGCCAGTACAGCCGCGGGCTCGGCCCCGGCTTGCTGATGATCACCGCCTTCCAGAACCTGCTGCCGCCGAACCCCATCGCCTCCAGCGCCGCCAGCGCCCGCGGGTTGCCGACACACTCCGCCAGCCCCGGATGGTCATTCGAGTTGATCAGCGTCCCCGGCGACCGGGTGGCCTCAAACTGCTCCTCCGTCAGCTCGCCGACCGCCCGCATGGCGACATCACGGGTGTGCCGCAGCGTGCCGGCATCGAGCATGCCCTCAAGCACGCAGAACCCCTCCTCGATCAGTTCCCGCCCCTTGCGGTCGTAGTCGACGGGAGGCGGGGCGATATCGGTACTCACACCGCCATGTTACCGGTAAGGATTCCCCGCGCCGCTTCGCGGTGCTTGGGTGACTCCTCCCGGTGAAAATGGATCAGCACGTTCGTGTCGATCGCGGTCACGGTCGCTCTTCCATCACTCGGTACAGGGCATCTCGGTCGTCGATGTCAGCGCCCGGCAGCAGCCGGCCCCGCTTCGTTATTACCTTCAGCTTGAACGGCTTGCGCGGCTCGGGAGCAACGTACGCGCGTAGCGCCGCTTCGACCACGCGGGTCAGCGTGGTGCAGTCCTGCACCGCCCTCAGCTTGGCTGCACGATACACGTGGGGATCCAGGTCAAGCGTGGTTCGCATGCATAAGAGTGTATACCCTGCGCACAAATGTGCACATCCCGCCGTGCGTGACCCTATGGGTCGCGGCTCTCCGGAAACGGATGACGACTTTCCGGACCGGTGACGTTGCCACTCAAGAGCTTCCTACCGGCCTGCGGCCGGCGTGGTCACGGCAGAAACCAGGACGATGCCTGACTTTAGTTTCTCAGGAGGACCTCGAAGCCTGCTGGAGCCTTGCCCAGTCGGGCTGGCGATTGAAATCCGGCGGCTCGACCGATCCCCGGTAGTCCGGGATCACCGGGCGGATCTTGTCGAGCGCCTCCGGCGGCCACCCGGCGTGCTGGTGGTGGAACGCGTGGTGGATCCAGCTCTGCGTCGGTTCCTGCAGGTCTTCGGATCATCGGCGAGTAGTCGCGGTAGGCGCGCGGATCGTCCCACCACATGCAGTCCTGGTGCCAGTACAGCCGCGGGCTCGGCCCCGGCTTGCTGATGATCACCGCCTTCCAGAACCTGCTGCCGCCGAACCCCATCGCCTCCAGCGCCTCCAGCGCCCGCGGGTTGCCGACACACTCCGCCAGCCCCGGATGGTCGTTCGAGTTGATCAGCGTCCCCGGCGAGCGGGTGGCCGCGAACTGCTCCTCGGACAGCTCGTGGACCGCTCGCATGCCGACCTCCCGGGTGTGCCGGAGGGCGCCGACGTCGAGCATGCCCTCGAGCACGCAGAAGCCCTCCTCGATCAGCTGCCGCGCCTTGCAGTCGAGTTCACCGGGCGCGCGCCGTCCGTTTGCATGGCCCAGCGTACTGGCTAAGCTAAGGGACGTCGCAAGAACAAATACCGGATTTTGGCAGCGTTCAGGACCGAGGTCGGATCGTATAGTTGCGTAGCGGTTGGACCTGATGAGGTTCAAGGACGAGGGAAGCGAACTGAGCGTCGGATACTTTGACGCCGCGCGGGTAATCCTGGTCGACCAAGTGGGCGGTTACGGACAACCCGGTGTCGGTGGTGGTGGTACGGATGTGGTTCAGGATCGTCCGGTAGCAACGCAGCGGGTGGCCGGCCCAGTTCTTGCTGATCTCGCTGAACAGGCGGTGGTCGATAGGGTTCCACTTGGAGGCGCCGCTGGGGTAGTGACAGAGGGTGACGGTGAGCCGGTATGGATCGACGAGGCGGGTCTGGAGGGCATACTTGAAGCGGCGGGCGCGCGGCGCGTTGCTGCCGCCGGAGTCGGCGAGGACCAGCATTTCAGAGGCGTTGCGGTAGCGTCGTGAGCCGTCGCACTGCCACCATCTGAGAAGGTTGTCGACAGCGAAGTCGGTGGTGTCGTGGGAGGTGCCGACGACCACGAAGCCGCGGTTGGCGCCGACATCGTAGATGCCGTAGGGGATAGCGATGCCGTCGGCCTGGGAGCGGAAGTCGTGGTCGTTGACGGCTTGTGGAGATCGCTCCCAGGTAGTGCCGTGGTTCTTGAAGTTGCCGACCAGTTCGCGCTTCTTGGTATCGATGCTGACGATGGGCAGGCCGCGATCGGCGAACTTCATGCGTTGCTCGGCGATGTACTGAAACTGCTGTTCGCGGTCTGCGCCGGATCCTGCCGAGACGCGCTTGTGGTTGACGCGCAGCCGGTAGTCGAGGTCCTTGAGGATGCGGGCCACGGTGCGGGGACAGACCTGGATGTCGAGGGTGGCGAGTTCTGTAGCGATCTTCTCGGTGGTGCGGCGGGTCCACCGGATACCGGTGATGGTGTCGCCAGCGACATCGTGCTGCAAGGCCGCTTCGATGGCGGCGATCACTTTTGGCGTTTTTTTTCCAGGCGCGGGCGCCCGCCACCGGGGCGGCGCACCCGCTCGCGGTCGACGTCCTGGGCAAGCAGTTGCTTGCGACCGCGGGCCACGGTACCGGGGTCGATACCGAGTAACCCGGCGATCCGGGAGTCGCCGCCCCAGCCGCACTTGAGGGACTCAAGGCCGGCGTACAGCCGACGCTGGCGTTCGTCGAGCAAGCTGGCGAACAACACGATAGCGGCACGCAGTTCGTCCGGCATCAGGTCGGCATCGGGCACCGGTCCGACCAGCCCGGGGGCGGCCAGCAGCGCGCGCCGAGCGCTCAGCTGCTGCGCCTTGCGGGTGCGGTCGGCGGCACAGTACAAGAACTGGCCGGCAAGTTTCCGGCGGCTGAGCTTGCGTTCGGTGACGAGCTTGCGCAGGGCATCCTGCGTGCCGACGTGAAGCAGGTTGTCCAACTCCTCGCTGAAATGTCCGGCTGGCGCATCGCTGACCAGCGCTGCGGCGGTGGCGAGCAGGGTGCCGGCGACCGAGAACCGCACGTCGCGGAACGACCACAGCCCGTGTTGGTCGAAGTCGATGAATTCCTCAAGGGTGTAGTAGCGGCCCCGATGGGAGTAGCTGGTGCGGTATGGAAGTTCCTTGAGCTTGCGAAACGCGGTGCGCCTCGCGCGCGTACCGAGCGCCGCCATAACCTCGGGCAACGAGGCGACGGTTTGGCGGCGAAACAGGTCGGTGAGCGCAGCGGTGGAGTACTGGGAAGGTCTCATAATGGCACTATTACGAATATCATAATCGTAATGACGCCACAATTGGCGAGCCGTACACATCACACACGCCATGAACAGCCGTCACAGGACATCCCCCTGCTATCAGTAACGGCTTGGTTGTGTCTATCTATAGGGATTTATATTTGCGCCGGCCCTAAGGGTCCCCCGTGTCGTCGATCCATCGAGCGACTTCGCCATCGTTTGGCCCCTGCTTGCGTCTGCGAGTCCTAGGTCCCCCTATATCCGCACTGGCAACTACCTTCGCTGCGCTACCGGCATCAAGCCCCCGGGTGCGAACTCCAACTACCCGCAACGTGACACGCTCATGTGTGGCGTCTTTGGGTCTATGCGCTTCCCTCATAGTCTGTATAGACTACCGCATGCATCT
Above is a genomic segment from Spirochaetaceae bacterium containing:
- a CDS encoding ATP-binding protein — translated: MEDAPRRIFTPGTGAMPPALTGREREQAVLSRCLADLLGGASPPHDVVLTGPRGNGKTVLLNWFERACRDHGTDVDVMNLTPDDIPTRDAFIAVLSPPSGLAKLLPRKIGVAAVGSVEWAPPPGGVRNLPAKLTARCRRRPLAVLLDEAHTLDIDVGRMLLNASQRVRADAPFMLVLAGTPGLAAHLAAMDASFWSRLGEGRLGIGLLGDAAARAALAEPLAAHGGGIDADALATVVDESQRYPYFVQLWGAALWERHPVTGATRLTAAHVDAARSDVAGQITDCYQDRRRELETRGLLPAAMATAPLFQAGGTASDHAVDAALATTGADASARVAAREELHALGYIWSPPGQRPPVVWIAGIPSLTTYVLDHARQTP
- a CDS encoding phytanoyl-CoA dioxygenase family protein, which translates into the protein MSTDIAPPPVDYDRKGRELIEEGFCVLEGMLDAGTLRHTRDVAMRAVGELTEEQFEATRSPGTLINSNDHPGLAECVGNPRALAALEAMGFGGSRFWKAVIISKPGPSPRLYWHQDCMWWDDPRAYSDYSPMIFLMYYLDDTSRENGCLRLLPGTHRRWHQLHGMGTAHTRDINRMDDEHDPRFADYPGEVDVPVQAGDLVVGDARLFHATHANTTGDYRTVITIWFHPLFEDLQEATQSWIHHAFHHQHAGWPPEALDKIRPVTPDYRGTVEPPDFNRQPHRARLQQASRSSS
- a CDS encoding ISAzo13 family transposase, encoding MIAAIEAALQHDVAGDTITGIRWTRRTTEKIATELATLDIQVCPRTVARILKDLDYRLRVNHKRVSAGSGADREQQFQYIAEQRMKFADRGLPIVSIDTKKRELVGNFKNHGTTWERSPQAVNDHDFRSQADGIAIPYGIYDVGANRGFVVVGTSHDTTDFAVDNLLRWWQCDGSRRYRNASEMLVLADSGGSNAPRARRFKYALQTRLVDPYRLTVTLCHYPSGASKWNPIDHRLFSEISKNWAGHPLRCYRTILNHIRTTTTDTGLSVTAHLVDQDYPRGVKVSDAQFASLVLEPHQVQPLRNYTIRPRS